ACAATTGTTGGGATGAATAGATATTCCGCAAAAACAACAAAAGGACCTTTCATTTGGCTCCCGAGAGCTATCAAGAGATTTTGCGGGTTCCCAATTGGACTTGTAACACTACCAATGGTCACGCCAAAGGCAAGAGCGAGTAACAAAACCTTAGGATCCATCTTGTGTTTTCTTGCCAGATAAATCATCAACGGTGTTCCAACAACGGCAACTGTATCATTCATCAAAAGAGCTGAAAGAAACCCACTAACGAATATGACCAATAAGAGCAAGTTGGAAGAATTTTTTGCCTTTCTGAAGATCAGATAAGAAAGGTGATATAAATACCCACTTTCTCTCATTGCCTCTCCAATGATGAACATACCAATCAAAAAGATAATCACGTCAAAATTTATTGAAAACAAAGCATCTTTGACGCTGATTTGCTTGGTTAATATCAAAAACAAAGCGGCGCCAGTCATAACCTGCCATATTTTAAAAGTTATTTTTCCGATTCTTCTAATTGCAATGAGAACAAAAACAACTAATATAACTATCAAAGGTAGACTCAAGTGCAACACCAACAGATATTTTATGGGTTAAAATCCCTATTTTGGATTAAATTGAAGTTTTAGAAAGGTAACTTTTCAAATAGGTACGAGAAATTATTTTGGTGATACTGCCGTTTTCTCGATATAAGAATTGAGTATATGTTTGGAATTTTCTATCTGTTGAACGGCAATTTTGTAACCATCAAGGCATTCATAGTATGGTAAGATATGACCATCAATAGAATTAAAACCCAAACTGTTTTGAATAATCCCGTCATTTGACACCTCAAAATATCTTGTATCATCGATAAATGATCCATCTGGTAGATGATACCTCAAGGCTACAAAACCATTTTTTGAATTGACCAGATCCTTGCCAAGGGTTATTATTTTCTCATCTTGTATGCCCAAAATGTTGAGTACAGTGGGTAAAAAATCGATCTGTCCTCCCACTGTTTTGATTTCTTCCTCTATTTTTGAACCAGGTATGTGAACAACCAACGGTATGTTCATGGCATCTTTGTATTTATAATCTATTTTGAAAAACTTCGAAACGTCATCTTTTGCCTCTTTATTGAAAGGATACAGTCCCGCGTGATCACCATAGAGTATTACGATAGATTTCTCATACAACCCCGCTTGCTTTAATTTTTCAATGAATCTACCCAGAGCATAATCTGCATAATGTACAGCCTGAAGATAATTACCAAAAATACTTCCTTGATGCTCTGGTAAAAGCTCTAAACTTTTCAATTGATCTGGAATTATGAAAGGTGTATGACTCGAGATAGTTACCAAAAAAGATAAGAACGGCTGTGGGTAGTTCTTCAAGATATCGGTAGCTTGTTCAAAAAAAGAAAGATCGTTCAACCCCATACCAAACACCAAATCTTGATCGAGTTCCTCAAGGCTTATAAAGTCCTCGAAACCAAGGTGTGGGTAGATTTTCTCTCGATTCCAAAACCACCCTACATTACCATGCATGGCAAGTGTGTGAAAGCCTTTTTCTTTCAAGATTCTGGGAAGTGCGTAAAAATCTATATCATCATACTTCTCGTAAGCCACTTCTTCTCCTGGAATATGCAGAGACACCAGAGATACAAATTCAGCATCGGCTGTGTTTCCTGCCCCAGTTTGTTGATAATAATTACTAAAGTAAATAGAATCTCTGTGTACCAATTTGTTCAGATTTGGTGTGACTTCTTGTCCATTGTACTTCATGTCCACCAAGAAGTTCTGAAAAGATTCAAGCTGAATAACTATAACATTCCTATTAGCACCGATTGCCCAGTACTTTTTCTTTGAAACTTGTTGAGAGTCTATCCGAACAGCTGAAGATGCCTCTTGTTTTGATTTGGCGAACAAGTTGGCGATATCATATGCATGATAAGCAATCAGACCATACCTATTAAAAACCTGACTCGATTTGAGTTTTTCAGCCACAAGGGGTGTAATGGCAAAGATTCCGCAGAGTAGTACAGTAGTGAAAACCCACCTTGGCGTTTCGTGAACTATCCCTCTGATAGACAGATATCTTTTTCTGTCGAATATTCCAATTGGTATTAGATCTATCACGAATAATATAGAAAAAAAGTTGGTGAAATATTTTATATTTGTACCGAGTTTACCCACCTGTGGTAATAGGATGAGTTGTCTTACAGATGGCAGGGTTCCAAAGTTTTGAAAATAGAGAAAATCAGCGAATAACACTGCAGACAAGATACAGTACAGCCCAAAACCCCATTCTTTGATGATAAAGGTGAACAAAAAAAATAATAGAAAAACCCAACCTACAGTACCAAGTACTGTGGAAAGCTTGAATACACCAGGTATCGTGATATAGAAAATGCAAATCTTTAAAATACTGAGCATCGATAAAAACAGCATATAGTTTTGAGTGCTTTTGAGCAAAACGATACCTCCATTAAGGATTATACAACCACTGAATTTGTCAATTTCAAAGATTCTTTACAGAAACAAGCCATAAAGCACATCGCATTTATGGGATAGTGAGAAGATTATCAATATGACAACCTATAAGGCATAGCGGTATAATGAGCTGTTAATAATCCCATTCCCTTTAGGGGATTTGGAAGTTTCAAGATGAACAATAATCAAGCTTGTTCCAAAAATAAAACTCTCTCATAACAAAAACCCAGCTTTAGTGAATAAGACAAAAGTAACTTGAAGTTATACTCAACAAAGTTCTGTTATAGCGATGAATAGCAAAGTACATTGAGTTTTCTACACCAAAGTATCATCAGAAAGGCAAAAACAAGAAATTGTTACAAACAAAAAATCGTATACTATATAATGGAAGGCGCCAACCAGGATCCTGGGGAAATACCCCATCGTATATTGCCATAGGTCTAATCTTTTGGGTAAATCCTTATTTGTATTGAAAAATCAAATACTTCGATTTTATACATCAATGTCTTTGAATACTTCACCT
The DNA window shown above is from Thermotoga profunda AZM34c06 and carries:
- a CDS encoding LTA synthase family protein, which codes for MLKSTQNYMLFLSMLSILKICIFYITIPGVFKLSTVLGTVGWVFLLFFLFTFIIKEWGFGLYCILSAVLFADFLYFQNFGTLPSVRQLILLPQVGKLGTNIKYFTNFFSILFVIDLIPIGIFDRKRYLSIRGIVHETPRWVFTTVLLCGIFAITPLVAEKLKSSQVFNRYGLIAYHAYDIANLFAKSKQEASSAVRIDSQQVSKKKYWAIGANRNVIVIQLESFQNFLVDMKYNGQEVTPNLNKLVHRDSIYFSNYYQQTGAGNTADAEFVSLVSLHIPGEEVAYEKYDDIDFYALPRILKEKGFHTLAMHGNVGWFWNREKIYPHLGFEDFISLEELDQDLVFGMGLNDLSFFEQATDILKNYPQPFLSFLVTISSHTPFIIPDQLKSLELLPEHQGSIFGNYLQAVHYADYALGRFIEKLKQAGLYEKSIVILYGDHAGLYPFNKEAKDDVSKFFKIDYKYKDAMNIPLVVHIPGSKIEEEIKTVGGQIDFLPTVLNILGIQDEKIITLGKDLVNSKNGFVALRYHLPDGSFIDDTRYFEVSNDGIIQNSLGFNSIDGHILPYYECLDGYKIAVQQIENSKHILNSYIEKTAVSPK